In the Nitrosopumilus cobalaminigenes genome, AAAATGGTATTTCAAGTAAAATATTTGACGGAGATTATTCAGTTAAAATCTTCAAAGTAGTATATCAATATCAAGAAAACCTAATCTAGAATCCACGTAATCCTTGTGGGCGTACAATCTCTGGATGTTCTTTCATCCATCGTACTTTTTCTAACATTTCTTGTTTATCTTGAGGGAATGTTCCCTTTACTGTGTAAGCATTAGATCCATGATTCACTCTAAATACAATTTCTTCTTTAGTTTCAATTTGATTCACCAAATCATATAGCTCTTCTAAAGATTCATCATCATTAATTCTAACAAATTCTCCTTTATACTTGTCAATGAATTCTTGCTTGATTCCATTTTCTAAATAGAGTGTTAATGCCCCAACATAGTTTGGTGAACATGCACTGAGAACTTCTGCAGTACCTTTAATGTGATCTTTTGAATATTTTTTCCCTCCTAATCCTAAAATTACCATACATGACATTACATATCCAGCTTCTTTTGCCTTGTTTACTGATTTAATGATGGTTTTTGCAATGGCTCCTTTTGTTACTTTTTTTAGAACAACATCTGAACCACTTTCAATTCCTAGATAGAACATGTCTAACCCTGCTTCATTCATCTTTTTTAATTCCTCAGAAGTTTTCTTTAGAATATTCATAGGCATTGCATAACAAGAAATTCTCTCAATATTTTGAAATTTTTCTCTAATGTATTTTACAATTTTAATCATATATTCAGAATCTAGATTTAATGCGTCACCATCTGCAAGAAAAACACGTTTTGTATCTGGTAAATAACCTGCCATCATATCAATTTCATCTTTAACATCTTCCCATGGTCTTTCAGAATATTCTTTTGATCTATACATGTCGCAAAATGAACATTCGTTAAATGAACAACCTAAAGTTACTTGAAAAATTAATGATCTAGCTTCTGATGGCGGTCTGTATAATGGTGCATCATAATTTAACATCATTTTCTTCTTCATTCAAATTTATCTGATTTGTTTTTTATACTTTCTACTTTGTCCCAGAATACCTTTTAGTAGTAAATGGGAAGGAATTTCATAACTTATGGCTAATGATCCAGATGCAAAGAGACTCTTGTGGTTTGTATTTGCAGGTTCACGTGGGGGACTAAATCGCTTAAAAATAATTTCAAAATTAAAGGAAAATCCGTTTAACACAAATCAATTAGCAAAAGAATTTGGACTTGATTACAAGGCAATTCAACATCATATACGAGTATTAGAAAAAAATAACATGATCAGTAAAGTTGGAGAAAAATACAATGTGAACTACTTTATCTCGACTTTTCTAGAAGTCAATATGGAGACATTTGAAGAAATTGAACGAAAATTGGATAAAAGTAAATAAAAGCTCAGGAGTTGTTTTACTCTAAATGGAATCTACTTCTCTAGTCTTATCTATTGTTTCAATTGCAAATATGGGCATACTTGGTATTCTAATCTGTATTTTTGGAAAAATGTATGGAAAAACTAGAGCACAGCTTCCACTAGGCATGATAGTTGTAGCCGGAATGTTGTTTTTACATAATGTTATTGGTGCATTAGCATACTTTTCGATGGAAGAGATTTTCTCCCATGAAATTTTCCCATATATGCTGGGAGTAGGAATTGCCGAACTTGCAGGATTAATTATATTTTTGAAAATTACATTAGACTAATCTTAGTTTATTTGTAACAAATGATCTTCTAAGACGTGTTACAAGAATATCTAAAATTAAACAAAAATGTTCTCATTGCATTTACAGCATCAATAATTATTTCTGCAATTATTGCTCAAGTTTTATCTGATCAAGCTGATTATCTAAATACAACATATACAACAATTGCAGACTATGCAATTTATTTTTCAGTTTTTAGCAGTTTATTTTATTTTGATAATAGAAAAAAATATCGATTAGATTCTGGGAAAACTGATACTGCAAAACTAAAACATGATTTAAAAAAATTAATCACTTCACTGGGAATTGCTGAAGTTGTATATACTGTTGTTAGATGGGCTATGCAATATTATTTCCTTACAATAAACTATGATCCATATCTAGCATCAATTCTATCTCAAGGAATATCTACAATTATTTACATGATAGTGCTAAATCTAACTGTGAAAATTACGAGGTTGTATAAAGATGGGAATTAATATTTACGTTGATGGTTCTGGTGGAACAAATAGTGGATACGGATATTTTGTTAAAGAAACTGGCGAATCATTTTATGAGAAAAAACCTGATTTAACAAACAATCAGGCAGAATATCTAGCAATAATTTCAGCTTTAAACAAGTATGTTGAATCAACAGAAGAAATTACAATTCATAGTGATTCTAAAAATACTGTAAACCAACTAAATCATGAATTTGCAATAAATAATGAAGAATTAAGAAATTTAGCTAGAGAAGCATGGGGAATAATTGGAAAATTTTCAAATTTATCAATTGTTTGGGTTCCTAGAAAAGAGAATTTGGCTGGAAAAATGCTGGGAAGCTAAAAATCAGAGATCAGAAATTTCCGAGAATAACTTTATTATACAAAATCTTTAGATTCAACATACATGGCAGAATCTGTCTTTCTATCACCAAAATCAATTGCAGTAATTGGTGCATCAGATAAGAGAGGAAGTGTTGGTGCAACAATCACATCAAATATCATGAATGGATTCAAAGGAATCGTTTATCCAATTAGTCCATCACGAGATACTGTCTTTTACAAAAAAGCATACAAGAGTGTTTTAGATGTTCCAAAATCAATTGACCTTGCAGTAATTGTTATCAAAAATACATTGGTTGCACCAGTGTTAGAAGAATGTGGAAAGAAAAAAGTCAAAGGCGTTATTATTATCACTGCAGGTTTCAAAGAAGTTGATGAAGAAGGTGCAAAGCGAGAACAAGAAATAAAAGATATTGCTAAAAAATACAAAATCCAAATCATTGGACCAAATTGTCTTGGTGTCATGAATCTTGATCCAAAGACAATGATGAACTCTACTTTTCTAAAAATTACTCCAAAGTCTGGAAAAATTGCACTTGTTTCACAAAGTGGAGCAATCTGTGCTGCACTAGTTGAAGATGCAAGTGCTCAAGGAATTGGTTTCTCTGCAGTAGTTAGTCTTGGAAACAAAGCTGCAATGAGTGAAGTTGATGTTCTTAAAATTCTTGCAAATCACAAACAAACCAAAGTCATTGTAATGTATCTTGAAGACATGGGAGATGGTCAAGAATTCCTCAAAGTTTGTAAAAATATTACTAAAAAACTCAAAAAACCAGTTCTTGTACTCAAATCAGGACGTAGTCCCGAGGGTGCAAAGGCTGCAATGTCTCATACTGGAGCACTGATGGGCTCAGATGAAATCTATGATGCATTACTCAAACAATCCGGTGCAATCAGAGTTGATACCATGGAAGAGCTCTTTGATTATGCAACAGCATTTTCAAAACAACCACTTCCAACAGCAGGTGGTTTAGTTATTGTATCAAATGCAGGTGGTCCTGCAATTATTTCCACTGATGCCTGCTCTAAGGCAGGAATTAGAATGGCTAAAATTGATAGTATTCGTCCAAAGATAGATGAAGTGATTCCTCCTTGGGGAAGCTCTAGAAATCCTGTTGATATTGTAGGTGATGCTGATTTTAACAGATTCCACAATGTCTTAGATAGAGTACTAAAACATCCTAAAGTCGGTTCTGTAATTACAATGTGTACTCCTTCTGGAACTTTGAATTATGATAAACTTGCTGAAGTTGTTGTTTCCATGTCAAAAAAATACAAAAAAACAATGTTAGCAAGTTTGATGGGATTAGATGAAGGTATTACAAATAGAGAAATTTTATCCAAAGGAGATGTTCCTTATTACACATATGCTGAAGGAGCAATTCGAACTTTAGCTGCAATGATAAAGTTTGCAATCTGGGTAAATACCAAAGAAGGAAAAATTACCAAATTCAAAGTAAACAAAGCTAAAGCAAAGAAAATTTTTGACAAGGTCAAAAAAGAGAAAAGACCAAATCTGTTAGAAGAAGAAGGACAAGAAGTTCTCAAAGCATATGGATTACCATTACCAAAAAGTGCACTTGCCAAAAATGAAACTGAAGCAATAAAAATTGCTAAAAAAATTGGTTATCCTGTAGTGATGAAAATTGCATCACCACAAATTATTCACAAGTCTGATGCAGGTGGTGTCAAAGTAAACTTGACAAACGACAATGAAATTAAAGATGCTTTCAAAACAATTATCAAAAATGCCAAAAAATATGACAAAAAGGCTGAGATCAAAGGTGTTTTGATTGTAGAGATGGTAAAAGGTGGCAAAGAACTAATCATAGGCTCAAAACTAGAGCCTGGATTTGGTCCTGTTATCATGCTTGGAATGGGGGGAATTTATGTTGAAGTCCTTAAAGATGTCACATTCAAACTAGCACCAGTAACTGATAAAGAAGCTGATGACATGATTGCATCAATTAAGACTCAAAAATTACTTCAAGGAGTTAGAGGAGAGAAACCATCTGATATTGTAAAATTATCTGAATGTATTCAGAGATTGTCACAATTAGTTTCTGACTTTAAAGAGATCAAAGAATTAGATATGAATCCTGTTCTAGTGATGGAAAAAGGAAAAGGCTGTAAAATTCTTGATGTTAGAATAGGCCTCTGATCGCAATCTATTCGTAAAATTTCTCTTTTGCCAATTTAGAATATTTATACAACATCAAGATGAATAATATTACATGGCTAATGTCTTAAAGACAATTAGAACAGGTGATGACTACATTGAAAGTCTTAGAGGGCGCGATCTCAAAATTTACCTTTTTGGCGAATTAGTAGAAAATTATGTTGATCATCCAATTATTAGACCATCAATTAATGCTGTTGCAGAAACTTATGATCTTGCAGTACGTGAAGAAGCACTAGCTTCTGCTGATTCATCACTTTCTGGATTGAAAGTAAATCGATTTTTACATATTGCTGAAAGTGCAGAAGATTTAGTTTTACAAAATAAAATGCAGAGAAAACTTGGACAAAACACAGGAACATGTTTCCAGAGATGTGTTGGAATGGATGCACTGAACTCTTTGCATTCTACTACGTTTGAAATTGACGAAAAACATGGAACTGATTATCATAAACGATTCTTAGAATTTGTAAAGATGGTTCAAAAAGAAAATTTTGTAATTGGCGGTGCTATGACTGATCCTAAGGGTGATAGAAGCAAAGGTCCTGCAGAACAAGATGACCCTGACTTGTTTACAAGAATTGTAAAGACTGATGAAAATGGTGTCTATGTTTCAGGTGCAAAAGCACATCAAACTGGTTGTATTAACTCTCACTGGATCATCTTAATGCCAACAATCCGACTAACTGAAACCGATAAGGATTGGGCAATTGTTGGAGCAATTCCAGCAGATGCAAAAGGAGTCACTTACATTTACGGTAGACAATCTTGTGATACCAGAAGTATGGAGGAAGGTGACATTGATGATGGTAATGCAAAGTTTGGAGGACAAGAAGCTTTGATAATTTTAGATAATGTGTTTATTCCTTGGGATAAAATATTC is a window encoding:
- a CDS encoding ArsR/SmtB family transcription factor: MANDPDAKRLLWFVFAGSRGGLNRLKIISKLKENPFNTNQLAKEFGLDYKAIQHHIRVLEKNNMISKVGEKYNVNYFISTFLEVNMETFEEIERKLDKSK
- a CDS encoding 4-hydroxybutyrate--CoA ligase, whose protein sequence is MAESVFLSPKSIAVIGASDKRGSVGATITSNIMNGFKGIVYPISPSRDTVFYKKAYKSVLDVPKSIDLAVIVIKNTLVAPVLEECGKKKVKGVIIITAGFKEVDEEGAKREQEIKDIAKKYKIQIIGPNCLGVMNLDPKTMMNSTFLKITPKSGKIALVSQSGAICAALVEDASAQGIGFSAVVSLGNKAAMSEVDVLKILANHKQTKVIVMYLEDMGDGQEFLKVCKNITKKLKKPVLVLKSGRSPEGAKAAMSHTGALMGSDEIYDALLKQSGAIRVDTMEELFDYATAFSKQPLPTAGGLVIVSNAGGPAIISTDACSKAGIRMAKIDSIRPKIDEVIPPWGSSRNPVDIVGDADFNRFHNVLDRVLKHPKVGSVITMCTPSGTLNYDKLAEVVVSMSKKYKKTMLASLMGLDEGITNREILSKGDVPYYTYAEGAIRTLAAMIKFAIWVNTKEGKITKFKVNKAKAKKIFDKVKKEKRPNLLEEEGQEVLKAYGLPLPKSALAKNETEAIKIAKKIGYPVVMKIASPQIIHKSDAGGVKVNLTNDNEIKDAFKTIIKNAKKYDKKAEIKGVLIVEMVKGGKELIIGSKLEPGFGPVIMLGMGGIYVEVLKDVTFKLAPVTDKEADDMIASIKTQKLLQGVRGEKPSDIVKLSECIQRLSQLVSDFKEIKELDMNPVLVMEKGKGCKILDVRIGL
- a CDS encoding radical SAM protein, with protein sequence MMLNYDAPLYRPPSEARSLIFQVTLGCSFNECSFCDMYRSKEYSERPWEDVKDEIDMMAGYLPDTKRVFLADGDALNLDSEYMIKIVKYIREKFQNIERISCYAMPMNILKKTSEELKKMNEAGLDMFYLGIESGSDVVLKKVTKGAIAKTIIKSVNKAKEAGYVMSCMVILGLGGKKYSKDHIKGTAEVLSACSPNYVGALTLYLENGIKQEFIDKYKGEFVRINDDESLEELYDLVNQIETKEEIVFRVNHGSNAYTVKGTFPQDKQEMLEKVRWMKEHPEIVRPQGLRGF
- a CDS encoding reverse transcriptase-like protein, whose translation is MGINIYVDGSGGTNSGYGYFVKETGESFYEKKPDLTNNQAEYLAIISALNKYVESTEEITIHSDSKNTVNQLNHEFAINNEELRNLAREAWGIIGKFSNLSIVWVPRKENLAGKMLGS
- a CDS encoding 4-hydroxyphenylacetate 3-hydroxylase family protein, producing MANVLKTIRTGDDYIESLRGRDLKIYLFGELVENYVDHPIIRPSINAVAETYDLAVREEALASADSSLSGLKVNRFLHIAESAEDLVLQNKMQRKLGQNTGTCFQRCVGMDALNSLHSTTFEIDEKHGTDYHKRFLEFVKMVQKENFVIGGAMTDPKGDRSKGPAEQDDPDLFTRIVKTDENGVYVSGAKAHQTGCINSHWIILMPTIRLTETDKDWAIVGAIPADAKGVTYIYGRQSCDTRSMEEGDIDDGNAKFGGQEALIILDNVFIPWDKIFMNGEYEFASMLVERFTCYHRRSYVCKTGLGDVLIGAAATIADYNGVPKVSHIKDKIIEMTHLNETIFAAGIASSHQGQKMKSGVFLNDDMLAQVCKHNVTRFPYEISRLAQDIAGGLVVTLPSEKDFRHPEAGPLLKKYLAGRKGVDVENRMRILRLIENMTLGRNAVGYLTESMHGAGSPQAQRIQIQRQMQVGYKKNLAKNLAGITNDIQEPKEPSDYFKRVFKTKDSVL